The following are from one region of the Sandaracinus amylolyticus genome:
- a CDS encoding alpha/beta fold hydrolase: MQWIGALAGRIEDAFGHAWSLGEIGLALTRLDEILRDPHHRTLHDDVTSNGFHTPFDDGALDLALARDGSIHGTNPYQRVCGSRGDRVMGWLERAPRNPGRRLLVICHCYGVPSPRVMRRLFGLRGLDVDVVTNVMGHHQPGTYPAWPGSGLVSARLSRFVENLRCAVTGVRALVRWLRIHEGYERVAVVGFSIGGQLALHLAHAGEVDDAVLYCPVTSLATTARELGLMRHVSPLITPALERFHGSRFEELLALADPLSMHLAIDEERMHVIAQRHDALARLAQIEAIRRKYPRVKWTLLPGTHLLPLGLGEVRRAVRDALVR; encoded by the coding sequence ATGCAGTGGATCGGTGCGCTCGCCGGTCGCATCGAGGACGCGTTCGGCCACGCGTGGTCGCTCGGCGAGATCGGCCTCGCGCTCACGCGGCTCGACGAGATCCTCCGCGACCCGCATCACCGCACGCTCCACGACGACGTCACGTCGAACGGCTTCCACACGCCCTTCGACGACGGCGCGCTCGACCTCGCGCTCGCGCGCGACGGATCGATCCACGGCACGAACCCCTACCAGCGCGTGTGCGGGAGCCGCGGCGATCGCGTGATGGGCTGGCTCGAGCGCGCGCCGCGCAACCCGGGGCGCAGGCTCCTCGTGATCTGTCACTGCTACGGCGTGCCCTCGCCGCGCGTGATGCGTCGCCTCTTCGGGCTCCGCGGGCTCGACGTCGACGTGGTCACGAACGTGATGGGGCACCACCAGCCCGGCACGTATCCGGCGTGGCCGGGGAGCGGGCTCGTGAGCGCACGCCTCTCGCGCTTCGTCGAGAACCTGCGATGCGCGGTGACCGGCGTGCGCGCGCTGGTGCGGTGGCTGCGGATCCACGAGGGCTACGAGCGCGTCGCGGTGGTCGGGTTCTCGATCGGCGGGCAGCTCGCGCTGCATCTCGCGCACGCCGGAGAGGTCGACGACGCGGTGCTCTACTGCCCGGTCACGAGCCTCGCGACGACGGCGCGCGAGCTCGGCCTGATGCGCCACGTCTCGCCGCTGATCACGCCGGCGCTCGAGCGCTTCCACGGATCGAGGTTCGAGGAGCTGCTCGCGCTCGCCGATCCGCTCTCGATGCACCTCGCGATCGACGAGGAGCGCATGCACGTGATCGCGCAGCGCCACGACGCGCTCGCGAGGCTCGCGCAGATCGAGGCGATCCGCCGGAAGTACCCGCGCGTGAAGTGGACGCTGCTGCCGGGAACGCACCTGTTGCCTCTCGGTCTGGGCGAGGTCAGACGCGCAGTGCGTGATGCTCTCGTGAGGTGA
- a CDS encoding HD domain-containing protein, which yields MLDALGARLGIDLDRAHVLLGAAIHDAGKIEHPHEMHAPGHDHEGAGESLLLRAGFAPEIARACVTHAAWSEPRATLEDRCIALADKLWKGKRDEALEGALLGELAARTGRARWDVFDALDAICDDVARRGPERLARSVV from the coding sequence CTGCTCGACGCGCTCGGGGCGCGACTCGGGATCGATCTCGATCGCGCGCACGTCCTGCTCGGCGCCGCGATCCACGACGCCGGCAAGATCGAGCATCCGCACGAGATGCACGCGCCGGGGCACGATCACGAAGGCGCCGGTGAATCGCTGCTCCTGCGCGCCGGCTTCGCGCCCGAGATCGCGCGCGCCTGCGTCACCCACGCCGCGTGGTCGGAGCCGCGCGCGACCCTCGAGGATCGCTGCATCGCGCTCGCGGACAAGCTGTGGAAGGGCAAGCGCGACGAGGCGCTCGAGGGCGCGCTGCTCGGCGAGCTCGCAGCGCGCACCGGACGCGCGCGCTGGGACGTGTTCGATGCGCTCGACGCGATCTGCGACGACGTCGCGCGGCGTGGCCCCGAGCGTCTCGCGCGCTCGGTCGTCTGA
- a CDS encoding serine/threonine-protein kinase gives MNAPSRLGSYELSRRLGAGGMAETFVGVRRGPGGFEQRVCVKRILPEHENDALFVAQFLQEARVSARLQHTHIVQVLDFGVADGSHFLVLELVEGMDLERLLETLQQRGERLPPSLVAFIGQNVALALDHAHTHASGAVHHRDVSPSNVLVSRAGEIKLSDFGIAKAVSQTEGGLKTRTGVIKGKVPYLPPEYQLTGRFDARSDLFALGVMLFECLAGERPFVGVTDLDTCHRIITGRHPSLAQLRPDAPPALVAAIERLLRPEPDERYASAAALIDALAEVAPPPTARRQLADLVRVAEVEALTTPLEPLAGATTALDAPAAGTEPVATMRVPMRRRSLGIAAAAAVIALAAAVIASVPSSPPDAVVATPPTPALPPAAPPAEIAPAAAPPPEPAVAATEAPAEPLRALPRREPRARPPEPPPVVAPALEPPAEPEPTGMLRVVVAPWGLVWIDGRYMGRAPVDVAVSPGSHRVEAGFERPTVSQTIRVGAGETERAFVELTQPPG, from the coding sequence GTGAACGCTCCTTCCCGGCTCGGATCGTACGAGCTCTCACGTCGTCTCGGCGCCGGCGGCATGGCCGAGACGTTCGTCGGAGTTCGTCGCGGGCCGGGAGGATTCGAGCAGCGCGTCTGCGTCAAACGCATCCTGCCCGAGCACGAGAACGACGCGCTCTTCGTCGCGCAGTTCCTCCAAGAAGCGCGGGTGTCGGCGCGATTGCAGCACACGCACATCGTGCAGGTGCTCGACTTCGGCGTCGCCGATGGATCGCATTTCCTGGTGCTCGAGCTGGTCGAGGGGATGGACCTCGAGCGACTGCTCGAGACACTGCAGCAGCGAGGAGAGCGATTGCCTCCCTCGCTCGTCGCGTTCATCGGGCAGAACGTCGCGCTCGCGCTCGATCACGCGCACACGCACGCGTCGGGCGCGGTGCACCATCGCGACGTCTCGCCCTCGAACGTGCTCGTCAGTCGCGCCGGCGAGATCAAGCTCTCGGACTTCGGCATCGCGAAGGCGGTCAGTCAGACCGAAGGTGGATTGAAGACGCGCACTGGCGTCATCAAGGGGAAGGTGCCTTATCTGCCGCCCGAATATCAGCTCACCGGGCGATTCGATGCGCGCAGTGATCTCTTCGCGCTCGGCGTGATGTTGTTCGAGTGCCTCGCCGGAGAGCGTCCGTTCGTCGGCGTGACGGATCTCGATACCTGTCATCGCATCATCACCGGCCGACACCCGTCGCTCGCGCAGCTCCGGCCCGATGCGCCGCCAGCGCTCGTCGCCGCGATCGAGCGGCTCCTGCGCCCCGAGCCCGACGAGCGCTACGCGAGCGCCGCTGCGCTCATCGATGCGCTCGCGGAGGTCGCGCCGCCGCCCACCGCGCGCCGACAGCTCGCGGACCTCGTGCGCGTCGCCGAGGTCGAGGCGCTCACGACGCCGCTCGAGCCGCTCGCCGGCGCGACCACCGCGCTCGACGCGCCCGCCGCCGGCACCGAGCCGGTGGCGACGATGCGGGTGCCGATGCGCCGGCGCAGCCTCGGCATCGCGGCGGCCGCCGCGGTGATCGCGCTCGCCGCGGCGGTGATCGCGAGCGTGCCCTCGAGCCCGCCCGACGCGGTCGTCGCAACGCCGCCGACCCCCGCGCTGCCGCCGGCGGCTCCACCCGCCGAGATCGCGCCCGCTGCCGCCCCGCCTCCCGAGCCCGCCGTCGCCGCGACCGAAGCGCCGGCCGAGCCTCTTCGCGCCCTTCCACGACGCGAGCCTCGCGCCCGTCCGCCCGAGCCTCCGCCCGTCGTCGCGCCCGCGCTCGAGCCTCCCGCCGAGCCCGAGCCCACCGGCATGCTGCGCGTGGTCGTCGCGCCCTGGGGCCTCGTGTGGATCGACGGGCGCTACATGGGGCGCGCGCCCGTCGACGTCGCGGTCTCGCCGGGCTCGCACCGCGTCGAGGCCGGCTTCGAGCGCCCCACCGTCTCGCAGACGATCCGCGTCGGCGCAGGCGAGACCGAGCGCGCGTTCGTCGAGCTCACGCAGCCGCCCGGTTGA
- a CDS encoding RCC1 domain-containing protein, whose protein sequence is MSVRVTFVVASVVLMTSCSSPGCPEGYTRRDDRCIAESEACDGADLDGDELADVDDPDADAWCNDPSRALPSALARCGASGCEVDECDATRLDCTSAPGCETDPVASEEHCGTCGHACGWECRASECDDAVQIESGWAFHCARRASGTVVCWGSNDQGRLGDGTRTDRATPVIVVGIDDAVEITLGEHHACARRSDGSVWCWGSNASQQLARPVSSLGFSNTPIEALPSSAGAVEIAGGGFHSCARLATGRVTCWGDNARGQLGDGTRTSRPTPADANIDDVVELSAGSFHMCARRRSGGVSCWGADPTRVLADDTRRDVLSPPPAIARLEALSITAGNIHNCAIRSDRRAVCWGDGRFGALGVGTVANHPAPDVVVAELTDVDEIAAGHQHTCARVGSDVFCWGNNGLGELGTGTLDYETLPRELPVMTDAIDLSVRGHDTCVLRRSGEVVCWGHNDAGQIGDGTTGEDRLAPGAPVSPPE, encoded by the coding sequence ATGTCCGTGAGAGTCACGTTCGTGGTCGCGTCGGTCGTGCTGATGACGAGCTGTTCGTCGCCGGGATGTCCCGAGGGCTACACACGACGCGACGACCGCTGCATCGCCGAGAGCGAGGCGTGCGACGGCGCGGACCTCGACGGCGACGAGCTCGCCGACGTCGACGATCCCGACGCCGACGCGTGGTGCAACGATCCCAGCCGCGCGCTTCCTTCGGCGCTCGCGCGGTGCGGCGCGTCGGGCTGCGAGGTGGACGAGTGCGACGCGACCCGGCTCGACTGCACGAGCGCGCCGGGTTGCGAGACCGATCCGGTGGCGAGCGAAGAGCACTGCGGGACGTGCGGGCACGCGTGCGGGTGGGAGTGCCGCGCGTCGGAATGCGACGACGCCGTGCAGATCGAGAGTGGATGGGCGTTCCACTGCGCGCGTCGAGCGTCGGGCACGGTCGTGTGTTGGGGCTCCAATGATCAAGGCCGTCTCGGTGACGGCACCCGCACCGATCGCGCGACCCCGGTGATCGTGGTGGGCATCGACGATGCCGTGGAGATCACGCTCGGTGAGCACCACGCGTGTGCACGACGGAGCGACGGAAGCGTTTGGTGCTGGGGCAGCAACGCGAGCCAGCAGCTCGCACGGCCGGTGTCGTCGCTCGGGTTCAGCAACACGCCGATCGAGGCGCTGCCGAGCAGTGCCGGCGCGGTCGAGATCGCGGGAGGCGGATTCCACTCCTGTGCACGGCTCGCGACCGGTCGCGTCACGTGCTGGGGTGACAATGCTCGTGGTCAGCTCGGTGACGGCACCCGCACCAGCCGGCCGACGCCGGCCGATGCGAACATCGACGACGTCGTCGAGCTGTCGGCCGGGAGCTTCCACATGTGCGCGCGCCGACGCTCCGGTGGCGTGTCGTGCTGGGGTGCCGATCCGACGCGCGTGCTCGCCGACGACACGCGCCGCGACGTCCTGTCTCCGCCGCCGGCGATCGCGCGCCTCGAGGCCCTCTCGATCACGGCCGGGAACATCCACAACTGCGCGATTCGATCGGACCGTCGCGCCGTGTGCTGGGGCGACGGGCGTTTCGGGGCGCTCGGGGTCGGAACGGTCGCGAACCACCCCGCTCCCGATGTCGTGGTCGCCGAGCTGACGGACGTGGACGAGATCGCGGCCGGCCACCAGCACACCTGCGCCCGCGTCGGGAGTGACGTCTTCTGCTGGGGCAACAACGGTCTGGGCGAGCTCGGCACGGGCACGCTCGACTACGAGACGCTGCCGCGCGAGCTGCCGGTGATGACCGACGCCATCGATCTGAGCGTTCGAGGTCACGACACGTGCGTGCTCCGCCGCTCCGGCGAGGTGGTCTGCTGGGGACACAACGACGCCGGACAGATCGGCGACGGGACGACCGGTGAGGACCGCCTCGCGCCCGGCGCGCCGGTCTCGCCGCCCGAGTGA
- a CDS encoding PEGA domain-containing protein codes for MTRALALVLASIALWPARGAAQERTSLVLPVSIGGAHPADVASIATQIGALPPDQARARYDALASRPTAPTSEALERMVARSRDAVRSLALAEHDAAREALAESLAIAERHVVELGRDPARARQVLDTCLYDVRARLETNDESAEPRARACRVLVPRGEPSPYQHPPEVVELLTRVDAELERAPRGVLRVESEPAGCIVRVQGVELGRTPYASERLAPGEYDVQVECGEARGRVQRVIAAEAAPPLRIDARFEGALHSDDALALAYRDRADADAHRFDDALRLATLLGAREVWLVEARGSTLRIDRIDVAAQRVIASSRAVGARADVAIADLRAGRSRDHRGASATDMAPWDPHPAPPTRPDHTIEHVVGSAIGGLGVAMFVGAWALYGSRVDLGPDLEVSQPTDPDFIPLRDTWLNRRYAVWGLAGAGAALGIAALPFVMIEADGVPWWSWVIAGVGLATSAIGIVEIATADTCPDHADHDRRCVDAAAAVDRGAIVIATSAPLIAVPVVYATRDTSTTVTVEASNERAFVGVRGTF; via the coding sequence GTGACGCGCGCTCTCGCCCTGGTGCTCGCCTCGATCGCGCTCTGGCCGGCACGGGGCGCCGCCCAGGAACGCACGAGCCTCGTGCTCCCGGTGTCGATCGGCGGCGCGCACCCAGCCGACGTGGCGTCGATCGCGACGCAGATCGGGGCGCTGCCTCCGGACCAGGCGCGCGCGCGATACGACGCGCTGGCGTCGCGGCCGACCGCGCCCACGAGCGAGGCGCTCGAGCGCATGGTGGCGCGCTCCCGCGACGCGGTCCGCAGCCTCGCGCTCGCCGAGCACGATGCCGCGCGCGAGGCGCTCGCGGAGTCGCTCGCGATCGCAGAGCGCCACGTCGTCGAGCTCGGCCGTGATCCCGCGCGGGCGCGACAGGTGCTCGACACCTGCCTCTACGACGTGCGCGCCAGGCTCGAGACGAACGACGAGAGCGCGGAGCCGCGTGCGCGAGCGTGTCGCGTGCTCGTGCCGCGTGGTGAGCCGAGCCCCTATCAACATCCTCCCGAGGTCGTCGAGCTGCTCACGCGCGTCGACGCCGAGCTCGAGCGCGCGCCGCGCGGCGTGCTGCGCGTCGAGAGCGAGCCCGCGGGCTGCATCGTGCGTGTCCAGGGCGTCGAGCTCGGACGCACGCCGTACGCGAGCGAGCGGCTCGCGCCGGGCGAGTACGACGTGCAGGTCGAGTGCGGAGAGGCGCGCGGCCGCGTCCAGCGTGTGATCGCCGCGGAAGCTGCGCCGCCGCTGCGCATCGATGCGCGCTTCGAAGGGGCGCTGCACAGCGACGACGCGCTCGCGCTCGCATACCGGGATCGCGCCGACGCCGACGCGCATCGGTTCGACGACGCGCTCCGCCTCGCGACGCTGCTGGGTGCGCGCGAGGTGTGGCTGGTCGAAGCGCGCGGCTCGACGCTCCGCATCGATCGCATCGATGTCGCGGCGCAGCGCGTGATCGCGTCGTCTCGCGCCGTCGGGGCGCGCGCCGATGTCGCGATCGCCGATCTGCGCGCGGGTCGATCGCGAGATCATCGCGGCGCCAGCGCGACGGACATGGCGCCGTGGGATCCCCATCCCGCACCTCCGACGCGACCCGATCACACGATCGAGCACGTCGTCGGATCGGCGATCGGTGGCCTCGGTGTCGCGATGTTCGTCGGCGCGTGGGCGTTGTACGGATCGCGCGTCGATCTCGGCCCGGATCTCGAGGTGAGCCAGCCGACGGACCCCGACTTCATCCCGCTGCGCGACACGTGGCTCAACCGCCGCTACGCGGTGTGGGGGCTCGCCGGCGCGGGTGCCGCGCTCGGCATCGCGGCGCTGCCCTTCGTGATGATCGAAGCGGACGGCGTGCCCTGGTGGTCGTGGGTGATCGCGGGTGTCGGGCTCGCGACGAGCGCGATCGGCATCGTCGAGATCGCGACGGCGGACACCTGTCCGGACCACGCGGATCACGATCGACGCTGCGTCGATGCCGCGGCCGCGGTCGATCGCGGTGCGATCGTGATCGCGACGAGCGCGCCGCTGATCGCAGTGCCGGTCGTCTACGCGACTCGCGACACGAGCACGACCGTCACGGTGGAGGCGAGCAACGAGCGCGCCTTCGTCGGAGTGCGAGGCACGTTCTAG
- a CDS encoding S1C family serine protease, producing MHSRARLVLAVALVAPSVLVSRLASAQDVSPPPVETPPPPVETPPPPTPETVVAPATTCAGQAHTRARDSVVHVESGGRSGAGVLVVDSRHVVSVLRIVEQGHDITVTDAQGNRRRGHIVLTADSDELVMIELDAPLPGTALPIAPWDVVSVGMPVVLVGAPASEAPRFLPGTFRGTLPWAVSEGVVASRGERAIQTDARISTMRGSPIVTCAGEVVAILGPAHDRMMGPTVHSMPAVPALVDLTSRLASPEGYGGRWNLTGGLALGAVYEDPDWLWGGTLMIGVVGLDAFVLVGRFSYFYSSFEPTGSDVASVTKDRIRGDAYVGWRQILVFGRMAMHFELALGASVTRWSREARVAEIVDEGAGPVIRWRDDETDDWSVRPMAVINLMHGPMLLSYTLEYDVDREHFMHLFNVGARF from the coding sequence ATGCACTCGCGCGCTCGTCTCGTGCTCGCGGTCGCGCTGGTCGCGCCGTCGGTCTTGGTGTCTCGGCTCGCATCCGCGCAGGACGTGTCGCCTCCACCGGTCGAGACCCCGCCTCCACCGGTCGAGACCCCGCCGCCGCCGACGCCCGAGACCGTCGTCGCGCCCGCGACCACGTGCGCCGGCCAGGCCCACACGCGAGCGCGCGACTCGGTCGTGCACGTCGAGAGCGGAGGTCGCTCGGGCGCGGGCGTGCTGGTCGTCGACTCGCGTCACGTCGTGAGCGTGCTGCGCATCGTCGAGCAGGGGCACGACATCACGGTGACCGACGCGCAGGGCAATCGTCGTCGCGGGCACATCGTGCTGACCGCGGACTCCGACGAGCTCGTGATGATCGAGCTCGACGCGCCGCTGCCGGGCACCGCGCTGCCGATCGCCCCGTGGGACGTGGTGAGCGTGGGCATGCCGGTCGTGCTCGTCGGCGCGCCCGCGAGCGAAGCGCCGCGGTTCCTGCCCGGCACGTTCCGCGGCACGCTGCCGTGGGCGGTGAGCGAAGGCGTCGTCGCGTCACGCGGCGAGCGCGCGATCCAGACCGACGCGCGCATCTCGACGATGCGGGGCAGCCCGATCGTCACCTGCGCCGGCGAGGTCGTCGCGATCCTCGGCCCCGCGCACGACCGCATGATGGGCCCGACGGTGCACTCGATGCCCGCGGTGCCCGCGCTCGTCGATCTCACTTCGCGCCTCGCCAGCCCCGAGGGCTATGGCGGACGGTGGAACCTCACGGGCGGCCTCGCGCTCGGCGCGGTCTACGAAGATCCCGACTGGCTCTGGGGCGGCACGCTGATGATCGGCGTCGTCGGCCTCGACGCGTTCGTGCTCGTCGGTCGCTTCTCGTACTTCTACTCGAGCTTCGAGCCGACCGGCAGCGACGTCGCCTCGGTCACCAAGGATCGCATCCGCGGCGATGCGTACGTGGGCTGGCGACAGATCCTCGTCTTCGGCCGCATGGCGATGCACTTCGAGCTCGCGCTCGGCGCGTCGGTCACGCGGTGGAGCCGCGAGGCGCGCGTCGCGGAGATCGTCGACGAAGGCGCAGGCCCGGTGATCCGCTGGCGCGACGACGAGACCGACGACTGGTCGGTGCGCCCGATGGCCGTGATCAACCTGATGCACGGCCCGATGCTGCTCTCGTACACGCTCGAGTACGACGTCGATCGAGAGCACTTCATGCATCTCTTCAACGTCGGCGCGCGCTTCTGA
- a CDS encoding SO2930 family diheme c-type cytochrome — protein MKRSFSVLLAMASLLASCDGSGGESGAPISTRGLFEDARTQTPSEGVEPYEIVAPLFSDYASKHRFIQVPEGERITVGEDGYWDFPVGTILVKTFGFPIDARDPSLGERIIETRLLIREEDRWRPEVYIWNDDVSEAYLTPAGRIVPVSFVDAQGETVELDYRVPSHTQCSNCHRSSDGLRLRPLGPRTAQMDRMHAYADGAENQIDHLVEAGWLDARPATDDVIIDYEAVRNDPEATFEEIDAAARSYLHANCSHCHRDGGPADQSGLFLEIEAMDRGHLGVCKVTVSGGCDFGRAVIQPGAPDASMMVCRMESTEAGIKMPELPTVLAHTEGVDLIRRWIAAMPPDDCGFSD, from the coding sequence GTGAAGCGCTCGTTCTCGGTCCTCCTGGCGATGGCTTCGTTGCTCGCGAGCTGTGATGGCTCGGGCGGCGAGAGTGGTGCCCCGATCTCGACGCGCGGTCTCTTCGAGGACGCGCGCACGCAGACGCCGAGCGAAGGCGTCGAGCCCTACGAGATCGTCGCGCCGCTCTTCTCCGACTACGCGAGCAAGCATCGCTTCATCCAGGTGCCCGAGGGCGAGCGCATCACGGTCGGCGAGGACGGCTACTGGGACTTCCCGGTCGGCACGATCCTCGTGAAGACGTTCGGGTTCCCGATCGACGCGCGCGATCCTTCGCTCGGCGAGCGCATCATCGAGACGCGCTTGCTGATCCGCGAAGAGGATCGCTGGCGCCCCGAGGTCTACATCTGGAACGACGACGTCAGCGAGGCGTATCTCACGCCCGCGGGGCGCATCGTGCCGGTCTCGTTCGTCGACGCGCAGGGCGAGACGGTCGAGCTCGACTACCGCGTGCCGAGCCACACGCAGTGCAGCAACTGCCATCGCTCGAGCGACGGGCTGCGCCTGCGCCCTCTGGGCCCGCGCACCGCGCAGATGGATCGCATGCACGCGTACGCGGACGGCGCGGAGAACCAGATCGATCACCTCGTCGAAGCGGGATGGCTCGACGCGCGCCCCGCGACCGACGACGTGATCATCGACTACGAGGCGGTGCGGAACGATCCCGAGGCGACGTTCGAGGAGATCGACGCCGCGGCGCGCTCGTACCTCCACGCGAACTGCTCGCACTGCCACCGCGACGGAGGCCCGGCCGATCAGAGCGGGCTCTTCCTCGAGATCGAGGCGATGGACCGCGGCCACCTCGGCGTCTGCAAGGTCACGGTCTCGGGCGGATGCGACTTCGGTCGCGCGGTGATCCAGCCCGGCGCCCCCGATGCGTCGATGATGGTGTGCCGCATGGAGAGCACGGAGGCGGGCATCAAGATGCCCGAGCTGCCGACGGTGCTCGCGCACACCGAGGGCGTCGACCTGATCCGTCGCTGGATCGCGGCGATGCCCCCGGACGACTGCGGGTTCAGCGACTGA
- a CDS encoding parallel beta-helix domain-containing protein, producing the protein MLTRVVLGLSLGLAACGGDDGPPEGCDRWVEPGGDARANVQTMFEEAVDGDVLCFTPGTYTFDDGVSISDKADITIRGTGEDREDVLLDFFEMGTGNSGINATSMTNFTIENMRVIDAAANDVFITDSTGVTIRNVSAGWTDRRAPEAHGRYALYPVQSTQVIVEDSEAFGSVDAGIYVGQTDRCIVRNNLAHGNVAGIEIENSLDCEVHNNIARDNSAGILVFELPGLERQGRRTLVHHNEITNNSAPNFAPSDVGIIALVPAGIGLMILAANEVEAHDNTITGNVSTGVAIVSYFVPLALGAPMPDDPEYDFYSESIYLHDNTYEDNGQMPTSAFLIILGAQDPPGSTLEDILWDGMMREGQEPGDVLCLDETGTYRMAVIDSDPTSMDDPLFGVQSTDRAPVTCTGMTIDPAF; encoded by the coding sequence GTGCTCACAAGGGTGGTGCTCGGGCTCTCGCTCGGGCTCGCTGCGTGCGGTGGAGACGATGGGCCGCCCGAGGGGTGCGACCGTTGGGTCGAGCCGGGCGGCGACGCGCGCGCGAACGTGCAGACGATGTTCGAGGAGGCGGTGGACGGCGACGTTCTCTGCTTCACGCCGGGCACCTACACGTTCGACGACGGCGTGAGCATCTCGGACAAGGCCGACATCACGATCCGCGGCACCGGCGAGGATCGCGAGGACGTGCTCCTCGACTTCTTCGAGATGGGCACTGGCAACAGCGGCATCAACGCGACCTCGATGACGAACTTCACCATCGAGAACATGCGCGTGATCGACGCCGCGGCGAACGACGTGTTCATCACCGACTCGACCGGCGTCACGATCCGCAACGTGAGCGCGGGCTGGACCGATCGCCGCGCGCCCGAGGCGCACGGCCGCTACGCGCTCTATCCCGTCCAGTCGACGCAGGTGATCGTCGAGGACAGCGAGGCGTTCGGCAGCGTCGACGCGGGCATCTACGTCGGTCAGACCGACCGCTGCATCGTGCGCAACAACCTCGCGCACGGGAACGTCGCGGGCATCGAGATCGAGAACTCGCTCGACTGCGAGGTCCACAACAACATCGCGCGCGACAACAGCGCGGGCATCCTCGTGTTCGAGCTGCCGGGCCTCGAGCGTCAGGGCCGCCGCACGCTCGTGCACCACAACGAGATCACCAACAACAGCGCGCCGAACTTCGCGCCCTCGGACGTCGGCATCATCGCGCTCGTGCCGGCCGGCATCGGCTTGATGATCCTCGCGGCGAACGAGGTCGAGGCGCACGACAACACGATCACCGGCAACGTCAGCACCGGCGTCGCGATCGTCTCGTACTTCGTGCCGCTCGCGCTCGGCGCGCCGATGCCGGACGATCCCGAGTACGACTTCTACTCGGAGAGCATCTACCTCCACGACAACACGTACGAGGACAACGGTCAGATGCCGACGTCGGCGTTCCTGATCATCCTCGGCGCGCAGGATCCGCCGGGCTCGACGCTCGAGGACATCCTCTGGGACGGCATGATGCGCGAGGGCCAGGAGCCGGGCGACGTGCTCTGCCTCGACGAGACCGGCACCTACCGCATGGCCGTGATCGACAGCGATCCGACGAGCATGGACGACCCGCTGTTCGGCGTGCAGTCCACGGATCGCGCGCCGGTGACCTGCACCGGCATGACGATCGATCCCGCATTCTGA